Proteins encoded by one window of Pelmatolapia mariae isolate MD_Pm_ZW linkage group LG14, Pm_UMD_F_2, whole genome shotgun sequence:
- the sertad3 gene encoding SERTA domain-containing protein 3 isoform X1, which translates to MTMMMPRGQKRKLSIEVEASDYRAPTWESQQQFLLTVSLNKYQWSQQLREPSLRRSVLIANTLRQISLQMSMVPSVNVEVSQPPGIASSALTASIAAAAKRHSAVTVDSRSAPATCPMVSLNYSPNSTEKTNYSSESNFHISIEDDEDWGSMSTDTDSSLSAVISSILAALDSTIDGNPQPAPRIPLRPLENMSKPYEGSVALVNHGLRDPGDCREQQEDGSMEVMRSSYLGDFTVEDLFQDIDTSLVDIDMGVIGHRSTEGGHTAGDDLFMYLPPFSPHSPFSPHSLTPTSQNAQPALIGQLA; encoded by the coding sequence ATGACGATGATGATGCCGAGGGGGCAGAAGCGCAAACTATCAATAGAGGTGGAGGCTTCAGACTATAGAGCTCCCACCTGGGAGAGCCAGCAGCAGTTTCTGCTCACAGTTTCCCTCAACAAGTATCAGTGGTCCCAGCAGCTACGCGAGCCCAGCCTGCGACGGTCCGTTCTGATAGCCAACACCCTGCGGCAGATCAGCCTGCAGATGTCTATGGTGCCATCAGTCAACGTGGAGGTGTCACAACCTCCAGGTATTGCTTCATCTGCACTGACAGCAAGTATTGCCGCTGCAGCAAAACGTCATTCTGCTGTAACGGTTGACAGCCGCTCAGCTCCGGCCACCTGCCCCATGGTTTCCTTAAATTACTCACCAAATTCTACTGAAAAGACAAACTACTCGAGTGAATCAAATTTCCATATCAGTATAGAGGATGATGAGGACTGGGGATCGATGTCCACTGATACTGATTCATCTCTTTCAGCTGTCATTTCCTCTATTCTTGCCGCACTGGACTCTACTATAGACGGGAATCCTCAGCCAGCTCCACGGATACccctcaggcccttggagaacATGTCCAAGCCCTATGAGGGAAGCGTGGCCTTGGTAAATCACGGACTCAGAGATCCCGGTGACTGcagggagcagcaggaggacggCAGCATGGAGGTAATGAGGTCCAGCTACCTTGGTGATTTCACTGTGGAGGACTTGTTCCAGGATATAGACACATCCCTGGTGGACATAGACATGGGAGTGATTGGGCACAGAAGCACTGAAGGTGGACACACAGCTGGGGATGACCTGTTTATGTACCTGCCACCTTTCTCCCCCcactcccctttctcaccaCACTCTTTAACACCCACCTCCCAAAATGCCCAGCCTGCTCTGATTGGCCAGTTGGCATGA
- the sertad3 gene encoding SERTA domain-containing protein 3 isoform X2 translates to MTMMMPRGQKRKLSIEVEASDYRAPTWESQQQFLLTVSLNKYQWSQQLREPSLRRSVLIANTLRQISLQMSMVPSVNVEVSQPPAVISSILAALDSTIDGNPQPAPRIPLRPLENMSKPYEGSVALVNHGLRDPGDCREQQEDGSMEVMRSSYLGDFTVEDLFQDIDTSLVDIDMGVIGHRSTEGGHTAGDDLFMYLPPFSPHSPFSPHSLTPTSQNAQPALIGQLA, encoded by the exons ATGACGATGATGATGCCGAGGGGGCAGAAGCGCAAACTATCAATAGAGGTGGAGGCTTCAGACTATAGAGCTCCCACCTGGGAGAGCCAGCAGCAGTTTCTGCTCACAGTTTCCCTCAACAAGTATCAGTGGTCCCAGCAGCTACGCGAGCCCAGCCTGCGACGGTCCGTTCTGATAGCCAACACCCTGCGGCAGATCAGCCTGCAGATGTCTATGGTGCCATCAGTCAACGTGGAGGTGTCACAACCTCCAG CTGTCATTTCCTCTATTCTTGCCGCACTGGACTCTACTATAGACGGGAATCCTCAGCCAGCTCCACGGATACccctcaggcccttggagaacATGTCCAAGCCCTATGAGGGAAGCGTGGCCTTGGTAAATCACGGACTCAGAGATCCCGGTGACTGcagggagcagcaggaggacggCAGCATGGAGGTAATGAGGTCCAGCTACCTTGGTGATTTCACTGTGGAGGACTTGTTCCAGGATATAGACACATCCCTGGTGGACATAGACATGGGAGTGATTGGGCACAGAAGCACTGAAGGTGGACACACAGCTGGGGATGACCTGTTTATGTACCTGCCACCTTTCTCCCCCcactcccctttctcaccaCACTCTTTAACACCCACCTCCCAAAATGCCCAGCCTGCTCTGATTGGCCAGTTGGCATGA